A window of the Gordonia humi genome harbors these coding sequences:
- the sucB gene encoding 2-oxoglutarate dehydrogenase, E2 component, dihydrolipoamide succinyltransferase, whose protein sequence is MAFSVEMPALGESVTEGTVTQWLKQEGDTVEVDEPLLEVSTDKVDTEIPSPVAGVLTSIVAHEDDVVEVGGQLALIGEAGEAAPDAPAPAAEPEPEPAPAPEPAQEPAAATDAPAPAAAPSGSASGTDVTMPELGESVTEGTVTNWLKQVGDTVEVDEPLLEVSTDKVDTEIPSPVAGVLLEIVADTDDVVEVGGRLAVVGDQNAAPAAAAPAAPEPTPAPEPTPAAAPAAPAPTPAPAPAPAAAPTPAAPVAESAPAAPATVESTPYVTPLVRKLAAENDIDLSTVTGTGVGGRIRKQDVLAAAEAKKAPAAPAAPAAAPAAPAAAPTANPELAALRGTTQKINRIRQITAAKTRESLQTSAQLTQVHEVDMTRIATLRKSAKATFQAAEGVNLTFLPFFAKAVVEALKVHPNVNASIDEAAKEITYHANVHLGIAVDTPQGLLSPVIHNADDLSLAGLARAIADIADRARNGGLKPDELAGGTFTITNIGSQGALFDTPILVPPQAAMLGTGAIVKRPVVLTGDDGTESIAARSMAYLPLTYDHRLIDGADAGRFLTTVRQRLEAAEFAADLGL, encoded by the coding sequence ATGGCCTTCTCTGTCGAGATGCCCGCACTGGGTGAAAGCGTCACCGAGGGAACTGTCACCCAATGGCTGAAGCAGGAAGGCGACACCGTCGAAGTCGACGAGCCCCTGCTCGAAGTGTCGACCGACAAGGTCGACACCGAGATCCCGTCGCCGGTCGCAGGCGTCCTGACCTCGATCGTCGCCCATGAGGACGACGTCGTCGAGGTCGGCGGTCAGCTCGCGCTGATCGGCGAGGCAGGCGAAGCCGCACCCGACGCCCCGGCACCCGCCGCCGAGCCGGAACCCGAACCCGCCCCGGCTCCCGAGCCCGCCCAGGAACCGGCCGCCGCAACCGACGCCCCGGCACCGGCCGCTGCTCCCTCCGGTTCGGCGTCGGGCACCGATGTGACGATGCCCGAGCTGGGCGAGTCGGTCACCGAGGGCACCGTCACCAACTGGCTCAAGCAGGTCGGCGACACCGTCGAGGTCGACGAGCCGCTGCTGGAGGTCTCCACCGACAAGGTCGACACCGAGATCCCGTCGCCGGTCGCCGGTGTGCTCCTGGAGATCGTGGCCGACACCGACGACGTCGTCGAGGTCGGCGGTCGCCTGGCCGTCGTCGGCGACCAGAACGCCGCCCCCGCGGCCGCTGCTCCGGCCGCTCCGGAGCCGACGCCGGCTCCCGAGCCCACCCCGGCCGCCGCACCGGCCGCACCTGCGCCGACTCCCGCACCGGCTCCCGCCCCTGCCGCCGCACCGACGCCCGCTGCTCCGGTCGCCGAATCGGCGCCCGCCGCTCCGGCGACCGTCGAGTCGACGCCGTACGTGACTCCCCTGGTCCGTAAGCTGGCCGCCGAGAACGACATCGATCTGTCGACGGTCACCGGCACCGGTGTCGGCGGCCGCATCCGCAAGCAGGACGTGCTCGCCGCCGCCGAGGCCAAGAAGGCTCCGGCCGCACCGGCAGCGCCCGCCGCCGCACCGGCGGCCCCCGCGGCCGCTCCCACCGCGAACCCGGAGCTGGCCGCGCTGCGCGGAACCACGCAGAAGATCAACCGCATCCGCCAGATCACCGCCGCCAAGACCCGCGAATCGCTGCAGACCAGCGCTCAGCTCACGCAGGTCCACGAGGTCGACATGACGCGCATCGCGACCCTGCGCAAGTCGGCCAAGGCCACGTTCCAGGCCGCCGAGGGCGTCAACCTCACGTTCCTGCCGTTCTTCGCCAAGGCCGTCGTCGAGGCGCTGAAGGTGCACCCGAACGTCAACGCGTCGATCGACGAAGCCGCCAAGGAGATCACCTACCACGCGAACGTTCACCTGGGCATCGCCGTCGACACTCCGCAGGGTCTGCTCTCGCCGGTCATCCACAACGCCGACGACCTGTCGCTGGCGGGGCTCGCCCGGGCGATCGCCGACATCGCCGACCGTGCGCGCAACGGCGGACTGAAGCCCGACGAACTCGCCGGCGGCACCTTCACCATCACCAACATCGGCAGCCAGGGCGCCCTGTTCGACACCCCGATCCTGGTTCCGCCGCAGGCGGCGATGCTCGGGACCGGCGCGATCGTCAAGCGCCCGGTGGTCCTCACCGGCGACGACGGCACCGAGTCGATCGCCGCTCGGTCGATGGCCTACCTGCCGCTGACCTACGATCACCGCCTGATCGACGGCGCCGACGCCGGTCGTTTCCTGACCACCGTCCGCCAGCGTCTGGAAGCGGCGGAGTTCGCCGCCGATCTGGGACTGTAA
- a CDS encoding DUF6461 domain-containing protein: MSYTYRDFEWIEERYPWLGVAYCITLVTDCESTELLDALTGHDLSSVTGLSAVNEQSWDYQDCVGTAACGTAALAIAPNNTAGSTKRILSSLSTGRTAVTLHRNVNAVSRVCIWTDSTEIADFDPLLGESALIEDRTVWATLMREAGLDPEQEGPQPDGKFHVLDGSLAVAANCTGVQISSEDLVSNTFLCGTSG, translated from the coding sequence ATGTCTTACACATACCGCGACTTCGAGTGGATTGAGGAGCGGTACCCATGGCTCGGGGTCGCATACTGCATCACCCTCGTTACAGACTGTGAGTCGACGGAACTGCTCGACGCACTGACAGGCCACGATCTGTCCAGCGTCACAGGACTCAGTGCGGTCAACGAGCAGAGTTGGGATTACCAAGACTGCGTCGGGACTGCAGCGTGCGGAACCGCCGCGTTGGCAATCGCCCCCAACAACACCGCCGGAAGTACGAAGCGCATCCTGTCCAGTCTCTCTACGGGCCGCACGGCAGTCACCCTCCATAGGAACGTCAACGCTGTGTCACGCGTATGCATCTGGACTGACAGTACTGAGATCGCAGATTTCGACCCCCTGCTAGGCGAATCAGCGTTGATTGAGGATAGAACAGTCTGGGCAACCCTTATGAGAGAAGCTGGCCTGGATCCTGAACAAGAAGGCCCCCAACCTGACGGCAAATTCCATGTTCTCGATGGATCCCTAGCGGTCGCCGCGAATTGCACGGGGGTACAGATCAGCTCCGAGGATCTGGTGTCAAACACATTCCTATGTGGAACGAGCGGCTAA
- the lipB gene encoding lipoyl(octanoyl) transferase LipB: MRNGSARLSSEPIEVRRLGVVDYQDAYALQHELADRRASEELDHDVMLLLEHPSVYTAGKRTEDSDRPTNGAPVIDVDRGGRITWHGPGQLVGYPIVKLAEPVDVVDYVRRLEEALIRLCAAHGVATGRVDGRSGVWIRDEAGERKLGQIGIRVAKGVTLHGFALNIDPDMTVFDAIVPCGIADAGVTSIVKETGAPLAVDDVLDEVTALITACLDDETPPSPGHTDDTLASAPATVGTPQ; encoded by the coding sequence GTGCGCAACGGATCCGCCCGGCTGAGCAGTGAACCCATCGAGGTTCGTCGTCTCGGCGTCGTCGACTATCAGGACGCGTACGCGCTCCAGCACGAGCTGGCCGACCGGCGCGCCTCCGAAGAACTCGACCACGATGTGATGCTCCTCCTGGAGCATCCGTCGGTGTACACGGCGGGCAAACGCACCGAGGACTCCGACCGTCCCACCAACGGCGCACCGGTGATCGACGTCGATCGCGGCGGCCGCATCACCTGGCACGGTCCCGGCCAACTCGTCGGGTACCCGATCGTCAAGCTCGCCGAGCCGGTCGACGTCGTCGACTACGTCCGTAGACTCGAGGAGGCACTCATCCGGCTCTGCGCCGCCCACGGTGTCGCCACCGGTCGGGTCGACGGACGCTCCGGCGTCTGGATTCGCGACGAGGCGGGCGAGCGCAAGCTCGGCCAGATCGGGATCCGGGTGGCCAAGGGGGTCACGCTGCACGGCTTCGCCCTCAACATCGACCCCGACATGACCGTGTTCGACGCGATCGTCCCGTGCGGCATCGCCGACGCGGGCGTCACGTCGATCGTCAAGGAGACCGGCGCGCCGCTGGCAGTCGACGACGTCCTCGACGAGGTGACCGCCTTGATCACCGCGTGTCTGGACGACGAGACGCCGCCGTCGCCCGGACACACCGACGACACCCTCGCATCCGCCCCCGCAACCGTAGGAACCCCGCAGTGA
- the gcvT gene encoding glycine cleavage system aminomethyltransferase GcvT, giving the protein MSELLAGPIADRHVALGASFAEFGGWDMPVAYSGTVAEHNAVRSAVGIFDVSHLGKALVAGPGAAAFVNRTLTNDLGKIAAGKAQYTMCCTDEGGVIDDLITYLVGDDEVFLIPNAANTAAVLDRLRAVAPADIEITDLHREYAVFAVQGPRSAEVLTALGLPTEMEYMAFADAELAVDGASYGVRVCRTGYTGEHGYEVLPRWADAGAVWDALAAEVTSRDGLPAGLGARDTLRTEMGYALHGHELSVDITPVQARSAWAVGWDKPEFFGREPLVAERAAGPVRRLYGLKATGRGVPRAECTVHLEAGGEQIGVCTSGTFSPTLKQGIALAFIDVASGVKKGASVVVDVRGRALECEVVLPPFVEGHV; this is encoded by the coding sequence ATGAGTGAACTCCTCGCCGGCCCCATCGCCGATCGCCACGTCGCCCTCGGAGCATCGTTCGCCGAATTCGGCGGATGGGACATGCCAGTCGCCTACTCGGGCACCGTCGCCGAGCACAACGCCGTCCGCAGCGCGGTGGGGATCTTCGACGTCAGTCACCTGGGGAAGGCGCTCGTGGCGGGCCCCGGTGCGGCCGCGTTCGTCAACCGCACGCTCACCAACGACCTCGGCAAGATCGCGGCGGGCAAGGCGCAGTACACGATGTGCTGCACCGACGAGGGCGGGGTGATCGACGATCTGATCACCTACCTGGTCGGTGACGACGAGGTGTTCCTCATTCCGAACGCCGCGAACACGGCCGCCGTCCTGGATCGTCTGCGCGCGGTGGCGCCCGCCGACATCGAGATCACCGACCTGCACCGTGAGTACGCCGTGTTCGCCGTGCAGGGACCCCGATCGGCGGAGGTCCTCACCGCGCTCGGCCTGCCCACCGAGATGGAGTACATGGCGTTCGCCGATGCGGAGCTGGCCGTCGACGGTGCGTCGTACGGTGTCCGCGTGTGCCGCACCGGTTACACCGGCGAGCACGGCTACGAGGTGCTTCCCCGCTGGGCGGACGCCGGTGCGGTCTGGGACGCGCTGGCGGCGGAGGTCACCTCTCGTGACGGGCTGCCCGCCGGGCTCGGCGCCCGTGACACGCTGCGCACCGAGATGGGCTACGCCCTGCACGGCCATGAACTCAGCGTGGACATCACGCCGGTACAGGCGCGCAGCGCGTGGGCCGTCGGGTGGGACAAGCCGGAGTTCTTCGGTCGGGAGCCGCTCGTCGCCGAACGCGCCGCCGGTCCGGTCCGTCGCCTGTACGGGTTGAAGGCGACCGGTCGCGGCGTGCCGCGGGCCGAGTGCACCGTGCACCTCGAGGCGGGCGGCGAGCAGATCGGGGTCTGCACGTCGGGGACCTTCTCACCGACCCTCAAACAGGGCATCGCGTTGGCCTTCATCGACGTCGCATCGGGCGTCAAGAAGGGTGCGAGCGTAGTGGTCGATGTGCGCGGACGAGCGCTCGAGTGCGAGGTCGTGCTGCCGCCGTTCGTCGAAGGGCATGTCTGA
- a CDS encoding DUF4191 domain-containing protein, which produces MAKAQDKASKEAKAAAKAARKAASKERRQQIWQAFQMQRKDDKALIPLMAGIIVVVTAIFVVLALFAHIGPWWLWGPLGLILGVLISFIVFGRRVQKTVYRKADGQPGAAGWALSNIKGQWRVQQAVVGTSHLDAVHRVIGKPGVILVGEGQASRVKPLLAQEKKKAARVVGDTPIYELIVGNGEGEIPLSKLERHIRKLPGNIDRKRMDALEGRLSALKAKGSGGAAMPKGPMPQGAKMRSAARTVRRR; this is translated from the coding sequence ATGGCGAAGGCGCAAGACAAAGCGAGTAAAGAGGCGAAGGCGGCCGCGAAGGCCGCACGCAAGGCGGCCAGCAAGGAGCGCCGACAGCAGATCTGGCAGGCGTTCCAGATGCAGCGCAAGGACGACAAGGCACTCATCCCGCTGATGGCCGGGATCATCGTCGTCGTGACGGCGATCTTCGTCGTGCTCGCGCTGTTCGCCCACATCGGTCCGTGGTGGCTGTGGGGCCCGCTGGGTCTGATCCTCGGCGTGCTGATCTCCTTCATCGTCTTCGGCCGCCGCGTGCAGAAGACCGTGTACCGCAAGGCCGACGGTCAGCCGGGCGCGGCCGGCTGGGCACTGAGCAACATCAAGGGCCAGTGGCGTGTGCAGCAGGCCGTCGTCGGCACGTCGCACCTGGACGCGGTGCACCGCGTCATCGGCAAGCCGGGCGTCATCCTGGTCGGTGAGGGGCAGGCGAGCCGCGTCAAGCCGCTGCTGGCGCAGGAGAAGAAGAAGGCCGCGCGCGTCGTCGGCGACACTCCGATCTACGAACTGATCGTCGGCAACGGCGAGGGCGAGATCCCGTTGTCGAAGCTCGAACGCCACATCCGCAAGCTGCCCGGCAACATCGACCGTAAGCGCATGGACGCCCTCGAAGGACGTCTCTCGGCGCTCAAGGCCAAGGGTTCCGGCGGTGCGGCGATGCCGAAGGGTCCGATGCCGCAGGGCGCCAAGATGCGCAGCGCCGCGCGTACCGTCCGTCGCCGCTGA
- the glnA gene encoding type I glutamate--ammonia ligase, which yields MYTTNEELLEGIKSEGVEYVDIRFCDLPGTMQHFSIPAAAFDEDVFTEGLAFDGSSIRGFQSIDESDMMLLPDPATARIDPFRKAKTMNINFFVHDPFTREAYSRDPRNVARKAEDYLLSTGIADTCFFGAEAEFYIFDSVSFSSEMNSTHYEVEAEAGWWNAASPTNPDGTPNLGYKVRSKGGYFPVAPYDHHVDLRDEMSGHLTASGFELERGHHEVGTGGQAEINYKFNTLLHAADDVQLFKYIIKNTAWQHGKSATFMPKPLFGDNGSGMHAHQSLWKDGKPLFHDESGYAGLSDVARHYIGGILHHAPSLLAFTNPTINSYKRLVPGYEAPINLVYSQRNRSACVRIPVTGNNPKAKRVEFRCPDSSGNPYLAFAAMMMAGIDGVKNKIEPHEPVDKDLYELPPEEAKGIPQAPTSLAAVIDRLEHDHDYLTTGGVFTEDLIETWVSLKRENEIEPIQVRPHPYEFSLYYDC from the coding sequence GTGTACACCACGAACGAAGAGCTGCTCGAAGGAATCAAGTCCGAAGGCGTCGAGTACGTCGACATCCGCTTCTGCGACCTGCCGGGCACCATGCAGCACTTCTCGATCCCCGCCGCAGCGTTCGACGAGGACGTCTTCACCGAGGGCCTGGCGTTCGACGGATCGTCGATCCGCGGTTTCCAGTCGATCGACGAATCGGACATGATGCTGCTGCCCGACCCGGCGACGGCGCGCATCGACCCGTTCCGCAAGGCCAAGACGATGAACATCAACTTCTTCGTCCACGATCCCTTCACGCGCGAGGCCTACAGCCGCGACCCACGCAACGTCGCGCGCAAGGCCGAGGACTACCTGCTCTCGACCGGCATCGCCGACACCTGCTTCTTCGGCGCCGAGGCCGAGTTCTACATCTTCGACTCCGTCTCGTTCAGCTCCGAGATGAACTCCACGCACTACGAGGTGGAGGCCGAGGCCGGCTGGTGGAACGCCGCGTCGCCGACGAACCCGGACGGCACCCCCAACCTGGGCTACAAGGTCCGCTCGAAGGGCGGGTACTTCCCCGTCGCACCGTACGACCACCACGTCGACCTGCGCGACGAGATGTCCGGTCACCTGACGGCGTCGGGCTTCGAACTCGAGCGCGGCCACCACGAGGTCGGCACCGGCGGCCAGGCCGAGATCAACTACAAGTTCAACACGCTGCTGCACGCCGCGGACGACGTCCAGCTGTTCAAGTACATCATCAAGAACACCGCCTGGCAGCACGGCAAGTCGGCCACGTTCATGCCGAAGCCGCTGTTCGGCGACAACGGTTCGGGCATGCACGCGCACCAGTCGCTGTGGAAGGACGGCAAGCCGCTGTTCCACGACGAGTCGGGTTACGCCGGGCTCTCGGACGTCGCCCGTCACTACATCGGCGGCATCCTGCACCACGCGCCGTCGCTGCTGGCGTTCACCAACCCGACGATCAACTCGTACAAGCGTCTGGTGCCCGGCTACGAGGCTCCGATCAACCTCGTCTACAGCCAGCGCAACCGCAGTGCATGCGTCCGCATCCCGGTGACCGGCAACAACCCGAAGGCCAAGCGCGTCGAGTTCCGCTGCCCGGACAGCTCCGGCAACCCGTACCTCGCGTTCGCCGCCATGATGATGGCGGGTATCGACGGCGTGAAGAACAAGATCGAACCGCACGAGCCCGTCGACAAGGACCTCTACGAGCTTCCGCCGGAGGAGGCCAAGGGCATCCCCCAGGCCCCGACCTCGCTGGCCGCCGTCATCGACCGCCTCGAGCACGATCACGACTACCTCACCACGGGCGGCGTGTTCACCGAGGACCTCATCGAGACCTGGGTGTCGCTCAAGCGCGAGAACGAGATCGAACCGATCCAGGTCCGTCCGCACCCGTACGAGTTCTCGCTCTACTACGACTGCTGA
- the lipA gene encoding lipoyl synthase codes for MTATPATPSPASGSPADAPSGRKLLRLEVRNAETPIERKPKWIKTRATMGPEYTELKSLVKGEGLHTVCEEAGCPNIYECWEDREATFLIGGEQCTRRCDFCQIDTGKPAALDRDEPRRVAESVRSMGLRYSTITGVARDDLPDEGVWLYAETVRKIHELNPGTGVENLIPDFHAKPDLLAEVFESRPEVLAHNLETVPRIFKRIRPAFRYERSLDVLTQARDFGLVTKSNLILGMGETPEEIREALRDLHEAGCDIVTITQYLRPSPRHHPVERWVKPEEFVEHSQYAEEIGFAGVMAGPLVRSSYRAGRLYAQAMARHGRELAPELAHLTAEGSTAQEASSVLARMAN; via the coding sequence GTGACCGCAACACCCGCCACCCCGTCCCCCGCTTCCGGTTCGCCCGCCGACGCGCCGTCCGGGCGCAAGCTGCTCCGCCTGGAGGTGCGCAACGCCGAGACCCCGATCGAGCGCAAACCCAAGTGGATCAAGACCCGCGCGACGATGGGACCGGAGTACACCGAACTCAAATCCCTGGTCAAGGGCGAGGGCCTGCACACCGTCTGCGAAGAGGCCGGCTGCCCCAACATCTACGAGTGCTGGGAGGACCGCGAGGCCACCTTCCTCATCGGCGGCGAGCAGTGCACCCGCCGCTGCGACTTCTGCCAGATCGACACCGGTAAGCCCGCCGCCCTCGACCGCGACGAACCGCGCCGCGTCGCCGAGTCGGTCCGGTCGATGGGCCTGCGCTACTCGACCATCACCGGAGTCGCCCGCGACGATCTGCCCGACGAGGGCGTCTGGCTCTACGCCGAGACCGTCCGCAAGATCCACGAACTCAACCCCGGCACCGGTGTGGAGAACCTCATCCCGGACTTCCACGCCAAGCCCGACCTGCTCGCCGAGGTCTTCGAATCCCGCCCCGAGGTCCTCGCACACAACCTGGAGACCGTACCGCGCATCTTCAAGCGCATCCGGCCGGCGTTCCGCTATGAGCGCTCCCTCGACGTGCTGACCCAGGCTCGCGACTTCGGCCTGGTGACCAAGTCGAACCTCATCCTGGGCATGGGTGAGACGCCCGAGGAGATCCGGGAGGCGCTGCGCGACCTGCACGAGGCGGGCTGCGACATCGTGACGATCACCCAGTACCTGCGCCCGTCGCCGCGGCACCACCCGGTGGAGCGCTGGGTCAAGCCGGAGGAGTTCGTCGAGCACTCGCAGTACGCCGAGGAGATCGGGTTCGCCGGCGTCATGGCCGGGCCGCTGGTGCGCTCCTCGTACCGTGCCGGCCGGCTGTACGCGCAGGCCATGGCCCGCCACGGCCGCGAACTGGCTCCCGAACTGGCCCACCTGACGGCCGAGGGATCCACCGCCCAGGAAGCCTCGAGCGTCCTCGCCCGCATGGCGAACTGA
- a CDS encoding FKBP-type peptidyl-prolyl cis-trans isomerase, which produces MKLKPLILVPAAVAALALAGCSSDDSPKAEEGCPPVPAEYKANPTWQVEGTSGCAVFTVTDDAKNQAPLIEIATPFSVDETQVKTLIAGKGPKVAEDSNVNVFYEGVNGTTESVFDSAYERGEPTAFQPKGVVKGFKQALVGQNVGSTVAVVIPPKDGYGEEGGGDGYIGGEDTIVFAVKIMGLAAAPAPAQAGQ; this is translated from the coding sequence ATGAAGCTCAAGCCTCTGATCCTGGTCCCCGCCGCCGTCGCCGCCCTCGCGCTGGCCGGCTGTTCGTCGGACGATTCGCCGAAGGCCGAAGAAGGCTGCCCGCCTGTCCCCGCCGAATACAAGGCCAACCCGACCTGGCAGGTCGAGGGGACCTCGGGCTGCGCGGTGTTCACCGTGACCGACGACGCCAAGAACCAGGCGCCGCTCATCGAGATCGCCACCCCGTTCTCCGTCGACGAGACCCAAGTCAAGACGCTGATCGCGGGCAAGGGCCCGAAGGTGGCCGAGGACTCGAACGTCAACGTCTTCTACGAGGGCGTCAACGGCACCACCGAGAGCGTGTTCGACAGCGCGTACGAGCGGGGCGAGCCGACCGCCTTCCAGCCCAAGGGCGTGGTGAAGGGCTTCAAGCAGGCCCTCGTCGGACAGAACGTCGGATCGACCGTCGCCGTGGTGATCCCGCCGAAGGACGGCTACGGCGAGGAAGGCGGCGGAGACGGATACATCGGCGGCGAGGACACCATCGTGTTCGCCGTCAAGATCATGGGCCTGGCAGCGGCTCCCGCTCCCGCGCAGGCCGGCCAGTGA
- a CDS encoding FKBP-type peptidyl-prolyl cis-trans isomerase — MASASCSSDDSSNADDSTAPAAASTTTCPTSVPAASTPADWTLKGVSGSVNVVAPTADRAPSITVTEPFAVDETVVKTLTPGTGADVHSDSMVTVCYEGVDGKTGDVFDNAFERGRPAQFSPAEVVPGFSQALVGQKVGASVAVAMTPADGYGPSGNPDAKIGGTDTLVFALTILDSTSY, encoded by the coding sequence CTGGCATCGGCGAGCTGCTCGTCGGACGACTCGTCGAACGCCGACGACTCCACAGCGCCGGCCGCCGCGTCGACGACGACGTGCCCGACCTCGGTTCCCGCGGCGTCGACTCCCGCCGACTGGACGCTCAAGGGCGTGTCGGGATCGGTGAACGTCGTCGCGCCGACCGCCGACCGCGCCCCGTCGATCACGGTGACCGAACCGTTCGCGGTCGACGAGACCGTGGTGAAGACGCTGACCCCGGGCACGGGTGCGGATGTGCACTCCGATTCGATGGTCACCGTCTGCTACGAGGGAGTCGACGGGAAGACGGGCGACGTGTTCGACAACGCTTTCGAACGCGGCAGACCGGCGCAGTTCAGCCCGGCCGAAGTGGTCCCGGGCTTCAGTCAGGCGCTCGTCGGGCAGAAGGTCGGCGCCTCCGTCGCGGTGGCGATGACGCCCGCCGACGGCTACGGTCCGTCCGGTAACCCGGATGCGAAGATCGGGGGCACCGACACGCTGGTCTTCGCGCTGACGATCCTCGACTCGACCTCGTACTGA
- a CDS encoding leucyl aminopeptidase, translating into MSSNDFSARERGPRIELTTALAKDDDVLVIGLIAPESDGDQPSMLITDDLFDDSTAESVSEALAALDATGKSGELTVVPAPAALPVSRIVAVGLGTDTDDAEALRKAAGDAARGLDGSATVVTALSAAGVGPIAEGFYLGAYRFDEYRTEKSRSEKRPPSQIRLLAAKTKENRAALDHALIVADSVAMARDLVNTPPSHLYPAEFAERARVLGSQAGLRVEILDDVELEKSGYGGIVGVGKGSSRPPRLVRLIHEAKGSDKTVALVGKGITFDTGGISIKPAAGMEAMTSDMGGAAAVVATAVAAARLDVNVTVIATVPMAENMPSGTAQRPGDVLTQYGGITVEVLNTDAEGRLVLADAIVRACEDDPDYLIDTATLTGAQMVALGNRTPGVMGTDGFRDRVAAISQEIGENGWPMPLPAEIRRDLDSRVADLANVTNNRWGGMLAAAIFLREFVADGVEWAHIDVAGPAFNSGGPWGYTPKGGTGVPVRTMIAAVEDVAANG; encoded by the coding sequence GTGAGCAGCAACGATTTCTCCGCCCGCGAACGCGGCCCGCGCATCGAACTGACCACCGCCCTCGCCAAGGACGACGACGTCCTGGTGATCGGCCTCATCGCACCGGAGTCCGACGGTGACCAGCCGAGCATGCTGATCACCGACGACCTGTTCGACGATTCGACCGCGGAGTCCGTGTCGGAAGCCCTCGCCGCCCTCGACGCGACCGGCAAGTCCGGTGAACTCACCGTGGTGCCCGCCCCGGCAGCGCTGCCGGTGAGCCGCATCGTCGCCGTGGGTCTCGGTACCGACACCGACGACGCCGAAGCACTCCGCAAGGCCGCCGGGGACGCCGCCCGCGGACTCGACGGTTCCGCCACGGTCGTCACCGCCCTCTCGGCAGCCGGTGTCGGTCCGATCGCCGAAGGCTTCTACCTCGGCGCCTACCGGTTCGACGAGTACCGCACCGAGAAGTCGCGCTCCGAGAAGCGCCCGCCGTCGCAGATCCGCCTCCTGGCCGCGAAGACGAAGGAGAACAGGGCAGCGCTCGACCACGCGCTGATCGTCGCCGACTCGGTGGCGATGGCCCGCGACCTGGTGAACACACCGCCGAGCCACCTGTACCCGGCCGAGTTCGCCGAACGCGCGCGGGTGCTGGGCAGCCAGGCCGGCCTGCGCGTGGAGATCCTCGACGACGTCGAGTTGGAGAAGTCGGGCTACGGCGGCATCGTCGGAGTCGGCAAGGGCAGCTCGCGTCCGCCCCGACTCGTCCGCCTGATCCACGAGGCCAAGGGCTCCGACAAGACCGTCGCCCTCGTCGGCAAGGGCATCACCTTCGACACCGGCGGCATCTCGATCAAGCCCGCCGCGGGCATGGAGGCGATGACCTCAGACATGGGCGGCGCCGCCGCCGTCGTCGCCACCGCCGTCGCCGCGGCCAGGCTCGACGTGAACGTCACCGTCATCGCAACGGTGCCGATGGCCGAGAACATGCCGTCGGGCACCGCGCAACGGCCCGGCGACGTGCTCACCCAGTACGGCGGCATCACCGTCGAGGTCCTCAACACCGATGCCGAGGGTCGACTGGTCCTCGCCGACGCGATCGTCCGCGCCTGCGAAGACGACCCCGACTATCTCATCGACACGGCCACGCTGACCGGCGCCCAGATGGTCGCACTGGGCAACCGCACCCCCGGCGTGATGGGCACCGACGGGTTCCGCGATCGGGTCGCCGCGATCTCCCAGGAGATCGGCGAGAACGGCTGGCCGATGCCGTTGCCCGCGGAGATCCGCCGCGATCTCGACTCACGGGTGGCCGACCTCGCCAATGTCACCAACAACCGATGGGGCGGAATGCTCGCCGCGGCGATCTTCTTGCGCGAGTTCGTCGCCGACGGCGTCGAGTGGGCGCACATCGACGTCGCGGGGCCTGCCTTCAACTCGGGCGGCCCGTGGGGTTACACCCCCAAGGGCGGCACCGGAGTGCCGGTCCGGACGATGATCGCGGCCGTCGAGGACGTCGCCGCGAACGGGTGA
- a CDS encoding RDD family protein, producing the protein MVAGREEQQSRRTIGGWLSGAQMPGGQDNDFRGQDLGLPERGVGALATGWHRVLGLLVDWLIAYGIGLLIVGYGSSIGTTVLIVWFVIGVITVSLFGFTPGQFITGLRVARVDYGPQRGAQEAAGEVPRAAVGPVRALARQILISFAVPALINDFNGRSMADRATGTALVRTRG; encoded by the coding sequence ATGGTTGCAGGGCGTGAGGAGCAGCAGTCGCGGCGGACGATAGGGGGATGGCTCTCCGGCGCCCAGATGCCCGGCGGTCAGGACAACGACTTCCGCGGTCAGGATCTCGGTCTCCCCGAACGGGGCGTCGGTGCGCTCGCGACCGGTTGGCACCGCGTCCTCGGACTCCTCGTCGACTGGTTGATCGCGTACGGAATCGGGCTGCTGATCGTCGGCTACGGCAGCAGTATCGGGACCACCGTCCTCATCGTCTGGTTCGTGATCGGCGTGATCACGGTGAGCCTCTTCGGCTTCACGCCGGGGCAGTTCATCACGGGATTGCGTGTCGCACGCGTCGACTACGGCCCGCAGCGCGGCGCCCAGGAGGCCGCGGGCGAGGTGCCGCGCGCCGCCGTCGGACCGGTGCGTGCGCTGGCCCGCCAGATTCTGATCAGTTTCGCCGTCCCCGCCCTCATCAACGACTTCAACGGCCGCTCCATGGCCGACCGCGCCACCGGCACCGCGCTGGTGCGCACCCGCGGCTGA